A part of Vibrio sp. B1FLJ16 genomic DNA contains:
- the coaE gene encoding dephospho-CoA kinase (Dephospho-CoA kinase (CoaE) performs the final step in coenzyme A biosynthesis.) — MALVIGLTGGIASGKTTVANLFKQHFKIDIVDADIVAREVVEPGTPGLNAIIEHFGSDIVREDQMLDRAKLRERIFTNPEEKAWLNNLLHPIIREKMLEDLQQVTSDYALLVVPLLIENKLDSLCDRVLVVDVDPNTQISRTMKRDNVSEEQAQAIFASQASRQQRLDIADDVVKNNPDDQELLLQVTDLHEKYLAMCRKNLRK; from the coding sequence ATGGCTTTAGTTATTGGCTTAACAGGCGGTATCGCCAGCGGCAAGACCACCGTGGCGAATCTGTTCAAGCAGCATTTTAAAATCGACATCGTTGATGCAGACATTGTCGCAAGAGAAGTAGTCGAGCCCGGCACTCCGGGGCTTAATGCAATTATTGAGCACTTTGGCAGCGATATTGTTCGTGAAGACCAAATGCTCGATCGAGCGAAGCTACGTGAGCGAATTTTCACTAATCCGGAAGAAAAAGCCTGGCTAAACAACCTACTGCATCCAATCATTCGCGAAAAAATGCTGGAGGATTTACAGCAAGTCACGTCTGATTACGCGCTATTGGTGGTTCCGCTATTAATCGAGAACAAACTCGATAGCCTGTGCGACCGAGTGCTTGTTGTTGATGTCGATCCAAATACGCAAATATCCCGCACGATGAAACGCGATAATGTGAGTGAGGAACAGGCTCAAGCGATATTTGCATCGCAAGCTTCTAGACAACAAAGACTCGATATTGCAGATGATGTGGTTAAAAATAACCCAGACGACCAGGAACTTTTGCTTCAAGTCACAGATTTGCATGAAAAGTACCTAGCCATGTGTAGGAAAAATCTGCGAAAATAA
- a CDS encoding A24 family peptidase, whose protein sequence is MEVFQYYPWLFVVFAVVFGLIVGSFLNVVIYRLPKMMELEWRRECAESFPEYNIEPPKEVLTLSVPRSSCQKCGIPIRIIDNIPVLSWLFLRGKCHNCSAPISSRYPLIELLTAACSGYVAFHFGFSYFTIALIFFTFVLIAATFIDLDTMLLPDQLTLPLTWAGIALALMGISPVTLQDSVIGAIAGYLCLWSVYWGFKLITGKEGMGYGDFKLLAALGAWLGWQSLPMIILLSSVVGVIFGLVQLRLQKKGIEKAFPFGPYLAIAGWVSLLWGDQILSWYFTSILGA, encoded by the coding sequence ATGGAAGTATTCCAGTATTACCCGTGGCTATTCGTAGTGTTTGCCGTGGTTTTTGGTTTGATTGTGGGAAGCTTTCTCAACGTCGTCATTTACCGACTGCCTAAAATGATGGAACTGGAATGGCGACGCGAATGTGCGGAGTCATTCCCAGAATACAACATAGAACCGCCAAAAGAGGTACTTACGTTAAGTGTACCCCGCTCTTCTTGCCAGAAATGCGGAATCCCTATTCGTATTATCGATAACATTCCGGTACTCAGCTGGCTGTTCCTCAGAGGAAAATGCCATAACTGCAGCGCCCCCATCAGTTCACGATACCCGCTGATCGAACTGCTGACAGCTGCCTGTTCCGGCTATGTGGCATTTCATTTTGGCTTTAGCTACTTCACCATTGCACTGATTTTTTTCACCTTTGTTCTGATAGCAGCAACCTTTATCGATCTGGATACGATGCTATTACCCGATCAATTAACATTGCCATTAACTTGGGCTGGCATTGCCCTAGCATTGATGGGAATAAGTCCTGTTACGCTGCAAGACTCTGTGATTGGTGCTATCGCAGGCTACTTATGCCTTTGGTCGGTATATTGGGGCTTCAAGCTGATTACTGGTAAAGAAGGCATGGGTTACGGCGACTTTAAACTGTTAGCCGCGCTAGGGGCCTGGCTAGGCTGGCAATCTTTACCTATGATCATTTTGCTTTCTTCTGTTGTAGGCGTCATATTTGGATTAGTTCAGCTACGATTGCAGAAAAAAGGAATCGAGAAGGCCTTTCCTTTTGGTCCTTACTTAGCGATTGCCGGATGGGTAAGTTTGCTCTGGGGTGATCAGATTCTAAGCTGGTATTTCACATCCATTCTGGGAGCATAA
- the zapD gene encoding cell division protein ZapD, with translation MTTHKFEHPLNEKTRIYLRVESLLRQAHLASGFTDNHQYQLFFRALFDMVEIFEQLQLKSELAKDVEKQRLSYRHWLNVEGVDQSALTTLLNEIDVVHSQLMKAERFGQALKEDRFLSSIRQRFSLPGGSCCFDLPALHYWLHLPIERKKKDAQKWLDSLKPLSDALNLWLKLTRETGQFKAQIGRAGFFQSDADEANILRLHIPMNHGVYPMISGHKNRFAIKFMSFESGQACTQDVEFELAVCS, from the coding sequence ATGACAACGCACAAATTTGAACACCCTTTAAATGAGAAAACTCGCATTTATCTAAGAGTAGAGTCTTTGCTGCGTCAGGCTCACTTAGCCTCTGGTTTTACTGACAACCATCAGTATCAGCTATTCTTCCGTGCCTTATTCGATATGGTTGAGATCTTCGAACAGCTTCAACTCAAAAGCGAGCTGGCTAAAGATGTCGAGAAACAACGTTTATCTTATCGTCACTGGCTGAATGTAGAAGGTGTTGATCAAAGTGCACTCACTACGCTGCTAAACGAAATTGACGTTGTCCATAGCCAGCTAATGAAGGCTGAGCGTTTTGGTCAGGCACTAAAAGAAGATCGCTTTTTAAGTTCAATCAGACAGAGATTTAGCCTGCCTGGAGGATCTTGCTGTTTCGACTTACCTGCCTTGCATTATTGGTTACACTTACCTATCGAACGTAAGAAGAAAGATGCACAAAAATGGCTCGACAGTCTTAAACCTCTGTCTGATGCATTAAACTTGTGGCTCAAGTTAACCCGTGAAACCGGGCAGTTTAAAGCTCAAATCGGGCGCGCTGGTTTCTTCCAGAGTGATGCAGACGAGGCCAACATTCTTCGACTTCACATCCCAATGAATCATGGTGTATACCCGATGATCTCAGGCCACAAAAACCGCTTTGCCATTAAGTTTATGTCGTTTGAAAGCGGACAAGCTTGCACACAAGATGTCGAGTTCGAACTAGCCGTTTGTAGCTAA
- the rplS gene encoding 50S ribosomal protein L19, producing the protein MSNIIKALEEEQMKQDLPKFAPGDTVVVQVKVKEGDRERLQAFEGVVIAIRNRGLHSAFTVRKISNGEGVERTFQTHSPIVDSIEVKRRGAVRRAKLYYLRERSGKSARIKEKLAKK; encoded by the coding sequence ATGAGTAACATCATCAAAGCTCTTGAAGAAGAGCAAATGAAACAAGACCTACCTAAATTTGCACCAGGTGACACTGTTGTTGTTCAAGTTAAGGTAAAAGAAGGTGACCGTGAGCGTCTACAGGCTTTCGAAGGCGTTGTAATCGCAATCCGTAACCGTGGTCTACACTCTGCTTTCACTGTACGTAAGATCTCTAACGGTGAAGGTGTTGAGCGTACGTTCCAAACACACTCTCCAATCGTTGATAGCATCGAAGTTAAACGCCGTGGTGCAGTACGTCGTGCCAAGTTGTACTACCTACGTGAGCGTTCTGGTAAGTCAGCTCGTATCAAAGAGAAACTTGCTAAGAAGTAA
- the yacG gene encoding DNA gyrase inhibitor YacG — MSKITIVQCPQCGADVEWGEQSPHRPFCSKKCQMIDFGEWADEENAIAGAPDMSDSDGWSEDQY; from the coding sequence ATGTCTAAAATTACTATCGTTCAATGCCCTCAGTGTGGTGCCGACGTTGAATGGGGTGAACAGAGCCCTCATCGCCCTTTCTGCAGCAAAAAATGTCAAATGATTGATTTTGGTGAATGGGCAGACGAAGAGAATGCCATTGCTGGCGCACCTGATATGTCAGACAGTGATGGCTGGTCGGAAGATCAATATTAG